A region of Hyalangium minutum DNA encodes the following proteins:
- a CDS encoding methyltransferase: MSSTAPHPAQLIVDLGFGFILSGALAAVTELGVADRLAQGPKSPSVLAEELKVDASSLYRALRLLASAGVFTEDTEGRFGLTPAAELLQSQVPGSLRDAVLMLTQKIFWAPAGEMAETIRTGETPFARIFGKPFFDYLASDAAAGATFHRGMSSLSDMENGPIARSYDFSPFHQVVDIGGGHGGFLVEVLQSAPKLRGVLFDHSHVLSESRIAKAGLSQSCEHATGDFFEAVPSGADVYVLKRILHDWNDEDCVRILRNCRSAMAQGGRVLVIDTVIPPGNAPHGGKVLDVMMMASLPGRERTEADFRKLFAQAGLQLSRILPTPTAMSITEAIAA; encoded by the coding sequence ATGTCCTCGACTGCTCCCCACCCGGCTCAACTCATTGTCGATCTCGGCTTTGGCTTCATCCTCTCGGGCGCGCTCGCTGCGGTAACCGAGCTGGGCGTCGCGGACCGACTGGCGCAAGGTCCCAAGAGCCCGTCCGTCCTTGCCGAGGAGCTGAAAGTCGATGCCTCCTCGCTGTACCGGGCGCTCCGCCTGCTGGCCAGCGCGGGCGTATTCACCGAAGACACCGAAGGACGCTTCGGCCTCACGCCCGCCGCGGAGCTGCTGCAGTCCCAGGTGCCCGGCTCGCTGCGCGACGCGGTGCTGATGCTCACCCAGAAGATCTTCTGGGCCCCGGCAGGCGAGATGGCGGAGACCATCCGGACGGGAGAGACGCCCTTTGCTCGCATCTTCGGCAAGCCGTTCTTCGACTACCTCGCGAGCGACGCAGCCGCCGGAGCCACCTTCCACCGCGGCATGTCCAGCCTCTCCGACATGGAGAATGGCCCCATCGCGCGCAGCTATGACTTCAGCCCCTTCCACCAGGTGGTGGACATCGGCGGAGGACACGGAGGGTTCCTCGTCGAGGTGCTCCAATCCGCACCCAAGCTCCGGGGCGTGCTCTTCGATCACAGCCACGTCCTCTCGGAGTCGAGGATCGCCAAGGCGGGACTGTCGCAGTCCTGCGAGCACGCCACCGGGGACTTCTTCGAGGCCGTGCCCTCGGGTGCGGATGTCTACGTGTTGAAGCGCATTCTCCACGACTGGAACGATGAGGACTGCGTCCGCATCCTGCGCAACTGCCGCAGCGCCATGGCCCAGGGAGGGCGAGTCCTCGTCATCGACACGGTCATCCCCCCGGGCAATGCGCCCCATGGCGGCAAGGTGCTGGACGTCATGATGATGGCCTCGCTGCCAGGCCGCGAGCGCACGGAGGCGGACTTCCGCAAGCTCTTCGCTCAGGCGGGACTCCAGCTCTCGCGCATCCTTCCCACGCCCACGGCGATGAGCATCACCGAGGCCATTGCGGCGTGA
- a CDS encoding MarR family winged helix-turn-helix transcriptional regulator, producing MPRDEDLTPTVCTCLALRQASRHITQFYDQTLLPSGIRTTQYSILQRVHQHGPKTVNELAEQLVMDPSTLTHNLRPLLKDGLVVLQVGKDRRMRVVALTPEGKAAHRRARALWLRAQAEFERVFGSDEAAALRALMSKVTRSELPSGGIPRRKP from the coding sequence ATGCCTCGAGACGAAGACCTCACTCCGACCGTGTGCACCTGCCTGGCGCTGAGGCAGGCCTCGCGCCACATCACCCAGTTCTATGATCAGACACTCCTGCCGAGCGGCATCCGGACGACGCAGTACTCGATTCTTCAGCGCGTCCATCAACACGGTCCCAAGACGGTGAACGAGCTCGCGGAACAGCTCGTCATGGATCCGTCGACGCTCACGCACAACCTCCGGCCGCTGTTGAAGGACGGACTCGTCGTCCTGCAGGTCGGCAAGGATCGTCGCATGCGTGTCGTGGCGTTGACGCCGGAGGGGAAGGCCGCTCATCGGCGTGCTCGGGCGCTCTGGCTTCGTGCCCAAGCGGAATTCGAGCGGGTGTTCGGCAGCGACGAGGCCGCGGCGCTGCGGGCGTTGATGTCCAAGGTCACTCGTTCTGAACTGCCGTCTGGGGGGATTCCTCGACGTAAGCCATGA